A portion of the Bactrocera neohumeralis isolate Rockhampton chromosome 2, APGP_CSIRO_Bneo_wtdbg2-racon-allhic-juicebox.fasta_v2, whole genome shotgun sequence genome contains these proteins:
- the LOC126751499 gene encoding uncharacterized protein LOC126751499, giving the protein MKVFTVSIVMAILCTLSSCQDSSAADETATTVISSTTVDSSVGTTSAGEADGLTNSSTGSQPDQVTTPASAPATVPTTAGSSRESDKSETTTMSYSQWKEETERRLDEKYEGIKREDLDRAINDLARNIQSALAKPGLSGAKQADLNYAYNLLMKAIANNDTSVKKAAYDEALHILISVLSMLNVAVPV; this is encoded by the exons ATGAAAGTATTCACAGTTTCAATTGTCATGGCAATACTTTGTACCCTGTCATCTTGTCAGGATAGCTCAGCTGCCGATGAAACTGCAACTACCGTCATTTCAAGTACAACTGTCGACAGTTCAGTTGGCACAACGAGTGCCGGAGAAGCTGACGGACTTACAAATTCAAGCACTGGATCACAACCAGATCAAGTTACAACACCAGCAAGTGCACCAGCAACTGTACCAACAACCGCGGGCAGTTCGAGGGAATCGGACAAAAGTGAAACAACAACCATGA GCTATAGTCAGTGGAAAGAAGAGACTGAAAGAAGACTAGATGAAAAATATGAAGGGATAAAAAGAGAGGATTTAGACAGGGCCATCAATGATTTGGCGAGGAATATTCAAAGCGCTCTTGCTAAACCTGGTCTATCTGGTGCCAAACAAGCAGACCTAAATTACGCCTACAATTTATTAATGAAAGCTATTGCCAACAATGACACGAGTGTTAAGAAAGCTGCCTATGACGAAGCGCTACATATACTGATCAGCGTCTTGTCTATGCTGAATGTGGCAGTGCCAGTTTGA
- the LOC126766794 gene encoding uncharacterized protein LOC126766794 produces MRYIFYVLWMCLAALSVFAAEVEQLEPASKAEELLSVDAGVQHSEENARSVRQFGGGFGGPGGFGQGGFGQGGGFGGQGGFGQGGFGQGGGFGGPGGFGQGGFGQGGGGGFGGPGFGGGF; encoded by the coding sequence atGCGTTACATATTTTATGTGCTGTGGATGTGTCTCGCGGCGTTAAGTGTTTTCGCAGCAGAAGTTGAGCAGTTGGAGCCAGCAAGTAAAGCAGAAGAATTGCTTTCCGTGGACGCAGGAGTCCAACACAGCGAGGAAAACGCGCGCTCTGTGCGGCAGTTCGGTGGTGGATTCGGAGGGCCAGGTGGCTTTGGACAAGGGGGCTTTGGCCAAGGTGGTGGATTCGGAGGGCAGGGTGGCTTTGGGCAAGGGGGCTTTGGCCAAGGTGGTGGATTCGGAGGGCCAGGTGGCTTTGGGCAAGGCGGATTTGGCCAAGGTGGAGGAGGTGGCTTTGGTGGACCTGGATTCGGAGGTGGTTTTTGA